One window from the genome of Spiractinospora alimapuensis encodes:
- a CDS encoding aminopeptidase P family protein, with protein sequence MSEQQSGDARSAARPEFHPRKNGAYQSVSEELSAWMRTGWADTERRDLDPCEQAPYAAKRRAVLSARFPGERLIIPSGRLKTRSNDTEYPFRAACDYVYLTGDTSEGGVLVLEPRAGHGHEALAYLTPRSSRSNGEFWLSGHGELWSGRRDSLEEAAQLLSVHTRDVRELSDWLRQAPRIPTRVVRGHDAGVEAVLAELREDAETAAQADAQLAVTLHDQRLIKDEWEIGQLREAVAATVRGFHDVVRALPEAVATSERYVEGTFFRRARVDGNDVGYGTIAAAGPNATTLHWQRNDGPIRPGELLLLDAGVETSTLYTADVTRTLPISGRFTADQRRVYELVYAAQEAGIAAVAPGNPVRAYHEASQRVLAEGLVEWGLLEGPVERVLELGLQRRYTLHGTGHMLGLDVHDCAEARTDNYRDGYLAAGMALTVEPGLYFQPDDLTVPEELRGIGVRIEDDVVVTPEGNIVLSADLPRTADDVERWMAELLP encoded by the coding sequence GTGTCTGAGCAACAGTCCGGTGACGCGCGATCCGCCGCGCGGCCGGAGTTTCACCCCCGGAAGAACGGCGCCTACCAGTCGGTGTCGGAGGAGCTGTCCGCGTGGATGCGCACCGGGTGGGCCGACACCGAACGCCGTGACCTGGACCCGTGTGAGCAGGCGCCCTACGCCGCCAAGCGCCGCGCGGTGCTGTCGGCACGGTTCCCCGGCGAGCGCCTGATCATTCCCTCGGGCCGGCTGAAGACACGCTCCAACGACACCGAGTACCCCTTCCGCGCCGCCTGCGACTACGTCTATCTGACCGGGGACACCTCCGAGGGCGGCGTGCTCGTCCTGGAGCCGCGCGCGGGACACGGGCACGAGGCCCTCGCCTACCTGACCCCTCGGTCCAGCCGGTCCAACGGTGAGTTCTGGTTGAGCGGCCACGGCGAGCTGTGGAGTGGTCGACGCGACAGCCTCGAGGAGGCGGCGCAGCTACTGTCGGTGCACACGCGCGACGTGCGGGAGCTCTCCGACTGGCTGCGGCAGGCACCGCGCATCCCCACCCGGGTGGTTCGGGGGCACGACGCCGGCGTGGAGGCGGTGCTCGCCGAGCTGCGTGAGGACGCCGAGACCGCTGCCCAGGCCGACGCCCAACTCGCCGTCACCCTCCACGACCAGCGCCTGATCAAGGACGAGTGGGAGATCGGGCAGCTCCGTGAGGCGGTCGCCGCGACGGTGCGTGGGTTCCACGACGTCGTGCGCGCCCTGCCGGAGGCGGTCGCCACCTCCGAGCGCTACGTGGAGGGGACCTTCTTCCGTCGCGCCCGGGTGGACGGCAACGACGTGGGCTACGGGACGATCGCGGCCGCCGGTCCCAACGCCACCACGCTGCACTGGCAACGCAACGATGGGCCGATCCGCCCCGGCGAGCTGCTGCTCCTGGACGCCGGTGTGGAGACCTCGACGCTCTACACCGCGGACGTGACCCGCACCCTGCCGATCAGTGGGCGGTTCACGGCCGACCAGCGCCGGGTCTACGAACTGGTGTACGCCGCCCAGGAGGCGGGAATCGCGGCGGTGGCCCCGGGCAACCCCGTGCGGGCCTACCACGAGGCCTCCCAGCGGGTGCTGGCGGAGGGGCTCGTGGAGTGGGGCCTGTTGGAGGGGCCGGTCGAGCGGGTCCTGGAGCTGGGGCTCCAGCGCCGCTACACCTTGCACGGCACAGGGCACATGCTCGGCCTCGACGTGCACGACTGCGCCGAGGCGCGGACGGACAACTACCGGGACGGCTACCTGGCCGCCGGCATGGCGTTGACCGTGGAACCGGGCCTGTACTTCCAGCCGGACGACCTCACGGTCCCCGAGGAACTGCGCGGCATCGGGGTGCGCATCGAGGACGACGTCGTGGTCACCCCCGAGGGCAACATCGTCCTGTCGGCCGACCTTCCCCGCACCGCCGACGACGTCGAGCGCTGGATGGCCGAACTCCTGCCCTGA
- a CDS encoding pyridoxal-phosphate-dependent aminotransferase family protein: MPVTERTLLGPGPSNPYPEATAGLSAPLLGHLDPEFIRVLDETSERLRTVWRTRNPMTMPLSGTGSIGMEAAFSNTVRPGDVVVVAVNGLFGVRMCEVAARYGAEVVRVDHEWGQPVDVDRVLAAHPSPAIVAAVHAETSTGVRSDIGALGAALRGHSPDTLLVADCVTSLGGIPTELDAWNVDIAYSGTQKCLGVAPGLAPFSLSERAWERRVETPPVWYLDLGLLGDYVRGGASGRAYHHTAPVAMVASLHAALGRLLAEGVPEVEERHAAAGARLRDGLTELGLELFAAEGFRLPQLTTVRVPEDVDSVKVRAQLLEDYDIEIGAGVGQYAGSVWRIGLMGHNARLDRVELVLAALRRVLGR, encoded by the coding sequence ATGCCTGTGACCGAACGCACCTTGCTGGGCCCTGGCCCGTCGAATCCGTACCCCGAGGCCACCGCCGGCCTCTCCGCGCCGCTGCTCGGCCACCTGGACCCGGAGTTCATTCGCGTCCTGGACGAGACGAGCGAACGCCTGCGCACCGTGTGGCGCACCCGCAACCCGATGACGATGCCGCTGTCGGGGACGGGCTCCATCGGCATGGAGGCCGCCTTCAGCAACACGGTGCGCCCGGGTGACGTCGTGGTCGTCGCGGTGAACGGCCTGTTCGGCGTGCGGATGTGCGAGGTCGCCGCGCGGTACGGCGCGGAGGTGGTGCGCGTCGACCACGAGTGGGGTCAGCCCGTCGACGTCGACCGTGTCCTCGCCGCCCACCCGAGTCCCGCCATCGTCGCGGCCGTGCACGCCGAGACCTCGACCGGCGTCCGCAGCGACATCGGGGCCCTGGGCGCGGCCCTGCGCGGCCACTCCCCCGACACCCTCCTGGTCGCCGACTGCGTGACCTCGCTGGGCGGAATCCCGACCGAGCTCGACGCCTGGAACGTCGACATCGCCTACTCCGGAACCCAGAAGTGTCTGGGGGTCGCTCCGGGACTGGCTCCCTTCTCCCTGTCCGAGCGCGCATGGGAGCGCCGCGTCGAGACCCCACCCGTGTGGTACCTCGACCTCGGTCTCCTCGGCGACTACGTGCGCGGCGGTGCCTCGGGACGGGCCTACCACCACACGGCTCCGGTCGCGATGGTGGCGTCGCTGCACGCCGCCCTGGGCCGGCTCCTGGCGGAGGGTGTGCCCGAGGTCGAGGAGCGGCACGCCGCGGCCGGTGCCCGGCTGCGCGACGGACTCACCGAACTGGGCCTGGAGCTCTTCGCGGCCGAGGGATTCCGCCTCCCGCAGCTCACCACGGTGCGCGTCCCCGAGGACGTGGACTCCGTCAAGGTACGCGCCCAGCTTCTGGAGGATTACGACATCGAGATCGGTGCGGGCGTGGGCCAGTACGCGGGTTCCGTGTGGCGCATCGGGCTGATGGGGCACAACGCGCGGCTGGACCGGGTGGAGCTCGTGCTGGCGGCGCTGCGCCGCGTCCTGGGCCGGTGA
- a CDS encoding AMP-binding protein, whose translation MIREWVHVYGAADANVALLLNDRHPAADTAVTEVTADLEVRDLSFADLRERSERRAATLRALGVRAGDRVGTFMEKGHEQAVTALAIWRLGAVQMPLFTALAPSAVAQRAHDAAATAIICDPAHAEPLRQDLNAAPWDVHTTDELDAAAPADPVPSVAVGGDAPFLLVYTSSPTGPPRGVPVPVRALAAFHSYFHFGLDVTPSDVYWNATDPGWGYGLYYGLVAPLLAGHATVQLRAGFDPELTLDVLSTLGVTNFTATPAVYRALRATVKTLPPEIMPRRLSSAGEPLGSELAGWAFDLFGTPLYEHYDKTELGVVAGYAHHADAHVPVRGGSAGRAMPGWTLSVLDAVDDNEAKPGDPGRLAVATAPDASPLMWFTGYHNNPAASANRFSPDGDWYVTGDAGTQDEDGYLFFSSRDHDAIVTYGYRVSPMDVENALLGHPAVAEAAVFGVPDEIAGQLVAADVVLTPGQTGDDAMAQVLQDYVRERFASHAFPRRVSFVSRLPRTASGKMRRGRVPRA comes from the coding sequence GTGATCCGTGAATGGGTACACGTCTACGGCGCTGCCGACGCCAACGTCGCCCTCCTCTTGAACGACCGCCACCCCGCCGCCGACACCGCCGTCACCGAGGTCACCGCCGACCTGGAGGTCCGTGACCTCAGCTTCGCGGACCTCCGGGAACGCAGTGAACGCCGGGCGGCCACACTGCGCGCGCTGGGCGTGCGGGCCGGGGACCGCGTGGGAACCTTCATGGAGAAGGGCCACGAACAGGCCGTCACCGCGTTGGCGATCTGGCGGCTGGGCGCGGTACAGATGCCGCTGTTCACGGCGTTGGCCCCCAGCGCCGTCGCACAACGAGCGCACGACGCGGCGGCCACCGCCATCATCTGCGACCCGGCGCACGCCGAGCCCCTGCGCCAGGACCTCAACGCGGCCCCCTGGGACGTCCACACCACCGACGAGCTCGACGCCGCCGCGCCGGCGGACCCCGTCCCGTCGGTCGCCGTGGGCGGCGACGCCCCGTTCCTCCTCGTCTACACCTCCAGTCCCACCGGCCCTCCGCGTGGCGTCCCCGTCCCGGTGCGAGCCCTGGCCGCGTTCCACAGCTACTTCCACTTCGGGCTCGACGTCACGCCCTCCGACGTCTACTGGAACGCCACCGACCCCGGGTGGGGCTACGGCCTCTACTACGGCCTCGTCGCCCCTCTGCTGGCCGGCCACGCCACGGTGCAGCTCCGGGCCGGGTTCGACCCCGAGCTCACACTCGACGTCCTGTCCACCCTCGGCGTCACCAACTTCACCGCGACCCCCGCCGTCTACCGCGCGTTGCGTGCGACGGTGAAGACCCTCCCGCCGGAGATCATGCCGCGCCGCCTCTCCAGCGCGGGGGAACCCCTGGGCAGCGAACTCGCCGGATGGGCCTTCGACCTGTTCGGCACCCCGCTCTACGAGCACTACGACAAGACCGAGTTGGGCGTCGTGGCCGGCTACGCCCACCATGCCGACGCCCACGTTCCCGTCCGTGGGGGGTCCGCCGGACGGGCCATGCCGGGATGGACGCTCTCCGTCCTCGACGCGGTCGACGACAACGAGGCCAAGCCGGGTGATCCGGGCCGGCTCGCCGTCGCCACCGCGCCCGACGCCAGCCCCCTGATGTGGTTCACCGGCTACCACAACAACCCGGCGGCGTCGGCGAACCGGTTCAGCCCCGACGGGGACTGGTACGTCACCGGGGACGCCGGCACCCAGGACGAGGACGGCTACCTCTTCTTCTCCTCACGCGACCACGACGCGATCGTCACCTACGGCTACCGGGTCAGCCCCATGGACGTGGAGAACGCGCTCCTGGGCCACCCCGCGGTGGCCGAGGCGGCGGTGTTCGGCGTCCCCGACGAGATCGCCGGCCAGTTGGTCGCCGCCGACGTGGTCCTCACCCCCGGCCAGACCGGTGACGACGCGATGGCCCAGGTCCTACAGGACTACGTCCGCGAACGCTTCGCCAGCCACGCCTTCCCCCGCCGAGTCAGTTTCGTGTCCCGCCTGCCCCGCACCGCCAGCGGAAAGATGCGCCGCGGCCGCGTCCCCCGCGCCTGA